One genomic window of Roseobacter ponti includes the following:
- a CDS encoding DUF309 domain-containing protein, producing the protein MSRLRDLPRDVPVPSHAYIPGRTARHPEDWFDPIRRTVPDQAGSDALAGSFALRCGRAYFDAGYYWECHEVLEAVWMQTSDPSPERDIVQALIQLANARLKLLMLRPHAARRLCDMVEAHLSRCPSGQQPLGLDPRALRAWVHETRAQGELHHSAK; encoded by the coding sequence ATGTCGCGCCTGCGTGATCTGCCCCGCGATGTGCCGGTGCCGTCGCACGCGTATATCCCCGGACGCACCGCGCGTCACCCGGAGGACTGGTTTGACCCGATCAGACGGACGGTGCCTGACCAGGCGGGCAGTGATGCGCTGGCGGGCAGTTTCGCTCTGCGCTGTGGCAGGGCCTATTTCGACGCGGGATACTACTGGGAGTGCCACGAAGTGCTGGAAGCGGTCTGGATGCAGACGTCTGATCCCAGCCCGGAGCGCGATATTGTGCAGGCGCTGATCCAGCTGGCCAATGCGCGGCTGAAACTGCTGATGCTGCGCCCGCATGCGGCGCGCCGGCTCTGCGATATGGTGGAGGCGCATCTGTCGCGATGCCCGTCCGGACAGCAGCCCCTCGGGCTTGATCCGAGAGCCCTGCGCGCCTGGGTTCATGAAACCCGTGCGCAGGGCGAACTGCATCATAGTGCAAAATAA
- a CDS encoding TRAP transporter large permease — protein MSRLELGFWSFAVLLGMIFLRAPIGLAMLLCGFGGWYYAMNGNPVPLLAKLKSETYTTFSSYSLSIIPMFLLMGQFATLSGLSSALFKAAESFLGHRRGGVAMAAVGACAGFGAICGSSLATAATMSRVALPELRRYGYSGGFSTATLAAGGTLGILIPPSVILVIYAIITEQNIAKLFLAAFIPGILAALGYMLTISVYVRLFPKSAGTRPPVPMADRWKALGATWPVLVIFAVVVGGIYLGWFTPTEGSAIGAMGTGLVALLSGSLNWPVFRDSLLGTARTTAMIFFIVLGAAFYNGFLALSGVPQFMADWVLTQGFSPWLVLSIILVFYLIFGCLMDSLSMILLTVPIFFPVISAMDFGMSPEHVAIWFGILVLIVVEVGLITPPVGMNLFIINAMDRETPMTETYKAVMFFVGSDILRVVILVMFPAITLFLLPG, from the coding sequence ATGAGCCGGCTTGAGCTGGGATTCTGGTCCTTTGCCGTGCTGCTGGGCATGATCTTTCTGCGCGCGCCCATTGGCCTTGCCATGCTGCTCTGTGGTTTTGGCGGCTGGTATTACGCGATGAACGGCAACCCGGTGCCGCTGCTGGCAAAGCTGAAATCCGAAACCTATACGACCTTCTCCAGCTACTCGCTCAGCATCATTCCGATGTTTCTGCTGATGGGCCAGTTTGCGACCCTCTCCGGGCTTTCCAGCGCGCTTTTCAAGGCTGCCGAGAGCTTTCTCGGCCACCGGCGCGGTGGTGTGGCCATGGCCGCCGTGGGTGCCTGTGCGGGGTTCGGTGCGATCTGCGGGTCATCGCTTGCCACGGCCGCCACCATGTCACGCGTGGCCCTGCCGGAACTGCGCCGCTACGGATATTCGGGCGGCTTTTCCACGGCAACGCTTGCCGCCGGCGGCACGCTCGGGATCCTGATACCTCCGTCCGTCATTCTGGTGATCTATGCGATCATCACCGAGCAGAACATCGCCAAGCTCTTCCTCGCCGCCTTCATCCCGGGCATCCTTGCGGCCCTCGGATATATGCTGACGATCTCCGTCTATGTGCGGCTCTTTCCGAAATCCGCCGGCACGCGCCCGCCGGTGCCCATGGCGGACCGCTGGAAAGCGCTGGGGGCCACCTGGCCGGTGCTTGTAATCTTTGCGGTTGTCGTGGGCGGTATTTACCTGGGATGGTTCACACCGACTGAAGGCTCGGCCATCGGCGCGATGGGCACCGGGCTTGTCGCACTCCTCTCCGGCAGTCTCAACTGGCCGGTATTCCGTGACAGCCTGCTGGGCACGGCGCGCACCACGGCGATGATCTTTTTCATCGTGCTGGGGGCGGCATTCTACAATGGCTTTCTCGCCCTCTCAGGCGTGCCCCAGTTCATGGCCGACTGGGTGCTAACGCAGGGCTTCTCGCCCTGGTTGGTACTCTCAATCATTCTTGTTTTTTATCTGATCTTCGGCTGCCTGATGGACAGCCTCTCAATGATCCTGCTTACCGTGCCGATTTTCTTTCCGGTGATCTCCGCCATGGATTTCGGCATGTCGCCCGAACATGTGGCGATCTGGTTCGGCATCCTCGTGCTGATCGTCGTCGAGGTCGGGCTGATCACCCCGCCTGTGGGCATGAACCTTTTCATCATCAATGCAATGGACCGTGAAACGCCGATGACTGAGACCTACAAGGCTGTGATGTTCTTTGTCGGATCGGATATCCTGCGGGTGGTGATCCTCGTCATGTTCCCTGCCATCACGCTCTTTCTCCTGCCGGGCTGA
- a CDS encoding benzoate-CoA ligase family protein — translation MTDVAGNAATWFVDRHPGEGRGDKVAFREAGGGRSLSYQGLAEGSGQVAAALRRAGVRPEERAAMLVTDTIEFPQIFFGALKCGVVPVPLNTLLAAPVYDAILRDCRATVLFVSEALFDTISSVLKGHPTLRVIIVNSDRAPEGCTSFDAFLRNAGTLETQPASDDEVAFWLYSSGSTGQPKGVPHVHSAMKATADTYGAHILGLREDDVVFSAAKLFFAYGLGNAMTFPLAAGATTVLFAGRPTPADMLAVMTAEQPTVFCGVPTLYAAMVAGMDKAGTPATLLRRAISAGEALPEDVGMRWEAHTGVAILDGVGSTEMLHIFLSNRAGDNVYGTSGVAVPGYDMRLVDETGTEVGDDEIGELLVRGASAAAGYWNQRKKSRTTFEGEWTRTGDKYERRKDGRYVYCGRTDDMFKVSGIWVSPFEVEQALVSHPAVLEAAVVAAPGEDGLDKPKAFVVLQDAADSGIAEHLKEHVKDRIGKWKYPRWISIVDELPKTATGKIQRFRLRGAGQ, via the coding sequence ATGACGGATGTTGCCGGAAATGCCGCCACATGGTTTGTTGACCGTCACCCCGGTGAAGGGCGGGGCGACAAGGTCGCTTTCCGCGAGGCCGGCGGCGGCAGATCGCTGAGCTATCAGGGCCTCGCAGAGGGGTCCGGACAGGTCGCGGCGGCCCTCCGTCGCGCCGGTGTGCGCCCCGAAGAGCGCGCCGCCATGCTGGTGACCGATACAATCGAATTTCCGCAGATATTCTTCGGCGCTCTGAAGTGCGGCGTTGTTCCGGTGCCGCTCAACACCCTGCTTGCCGCGCCTGTTTATGATGCCATCCTGCGCGATTGCCGCGCCACAGTTCTTTTTGTCTCTGAGGCGCTTTTTGACACGATCTCATCTGTTCTCAAGGGCCACCCCACCCTGCGGGTGATCATTGTGAACAGCGACCGGGCACCAGAGGGCTGCACTTCTTTTGACGCATTTCTGCGGAATGCCGGAACGCTTGAAACCCAGCCCGCATCCGATGATGAGGTTGCCTTCTGGCTCTACTCCTCAGGCTCGACCGGGCAGCCCAAAGGCGTTCCGCATGTTCACTCCGCCATGAAGGCCACCGCCGATACTTACGGCGCGCATATCCTCGGCCTGCGGGAAGATGATGTGGTCTTCTCAGCGGCCAAACTGTTTTTTGCTTACGGGCTCGGGAATGCGATGACATTTCCACTTGCCGCAGGGGCCACAACTGTGCTTTTTGCGGGGCGTCCCACACCGGCGGATATGCTCGCGGTCATGACGGCTGAGCAGCCGACTGTCTTTTGCGGCGTGCCAACGCTTTATGCCGCAATGGTGGCCGGGATGGACAAAGCGGGTACGCCCGCCACCCTGCTTCGCAGAGCAATCTCAGCGGGGGAGGCGCTTCCCGAAGACGTCGGTATGCGGTGGGAGGCGCATACCGGCGTCGCCATTCTGGATGGCGTAGGCTCCACTGAAATGCTGCACATCTTTCTCAGCAACCGCGCCGGGGACAACGTCTATGGCACCTCCGGTGTTGCGGTGCCCGGCTATGACATGCGCCTTGTGGATGAGACCGGCACTGAGGTCGGTGATGATGAAATCGGAGAGTTGCTGGTGCGCGGTGCCTCGGCTGCCGCTGGCTACTGGAACCAGCGCAAAAAATCCCGCACAACATTCGAGGGCGAATGGACCCGCACCGGCGATAAATACGAACGCCGCAAAGACGGGCGCTACGTCTACTGCGGCCGCACAGATGATATGTTCAAGGTGTCCGGTATCTGGGTCTCGCCCTTTGAGGTCGAACAGGCGCTCGTCAGCCACCCGGCGGTGCTCGAAGCTGCTGTCGTTGCCGCCCCCGGAGAGGATGGTCTGGATAAGCCGAAGGCCTTTGTCGTGCTGCAGGATGCTGCAGATAGCGGGATCGCCGAGCACCTGAAAGAGCATGTAAAAGACCGCATCGGCAAATGGAAGTATCCACGCTGGATCAGCATCGTGGACGAACTGCCCAAAACGGCCACGGGCAAAATCCAGCGGTTCCGGCTGCGCGGGGCCGGTCAGTGA
- a CDS encoding TRAP transporter small permease — protein sequence MHQAIRLLARATAVIGGLVLTGLVLLTTVSIIGRSANKWLHSDFAERTLGDLARTLIDSGIGEVNGNYELLEAGIAFAIFSFFPICQLSRAHATVDIFTSQLPGAANRALAAFWEVALTAALILISVQLFGGVQRYYGNGETTFFLQFPVWWAYSASFAASVVTCIVALWCAYLRVAESLTGRALMPQE from the coding sequence ATGCATCAGGCCATCAGACTTCTTGCCCGCGCCACCGCAGTGATCGGCGGTCTTGTCCTGACCGGCCTGGTTCTGCTGACCACGGTCTCGATCATCGGGCGGTCTGCGAACAAATGGCTGCACTCGGATTTTGCTGAACGCACACTGGGAGACCTGGCCCGCACGCTGATCGACAGCGGCATCGGTGAGGTCAATGGCAATTATGAACTGCTGGAGGCCGGAATCGCTTTTGCGATCTTCTCCTTTTTTCCGATCTGCCAGCTCAGCCGGGCGCATGCCACTGTGGACATCTTCACGTCGCAGCTGCCAGGTGCCGCCAACCGCGCGCTGGCGGCCTTCTGGGAAGTGGCGCTGACCGCGGCACTCATCCTGATCTCCGTGCAGCTCTTTGGCGGTGTGCAGCGCTACTACGGTAATGGCGAGACGACCTTCTTTCTGCAGTTCCCGGTCTGGTGGGCCTATTCAGCGAGCTTTGCAGCTTCGGTCGTGACCTGCATCGTGGCGCTCTGGTGCGCCTATCTGCGTGTTGCAGAAAGCCTTACAGGCCGCGCACTGATGCCGCAGGAATAG
- a CDS encoding alpha/beta fold hydrolase, whose amino-acid sequence MSIAWSENPDGRLKAGGKSLEYACYGPPPGPDAPTLVLLHEGLGSAALWRDFPVRLAAETGLGVFVWSRAGYGNSEAVTLPRPPDYMTREAVETLGPVMDAAGLRDVILLGHSDGATIAAIYAGSVSDMRVRGLILMAPHFFTEPQGLEAIRGAGEAFRTGDLRARLARWHSDAEMAFNGWHDAWTDPGFATWNVADCIDHWRVPVLAIQGGQDPYGSRAQIDEIETRIYSPLETLIPANCGHAPHLEAPDAVLAAVRDFTDRLIRLEKADVAPA is encoded by the coding sequence GTGAGTATCGCCTGGTCAGAGAACCCCGATGGCCGCCTGAAAGCAGGCGGTAAGTCGCTGGAATATGCCTGCTATGGTCCGCCGCCGGGACCCGACGCCCCGACACTTGTGCTGTTGCACGAAGGCTTGGGCAGTGCAGCACTCTGGCGGGACTTTCCTGTGCGCCTGGCTGCTGAGACCGGACTGGGTGTCTTTGTCTGGTCGCGCGCCGGATACGGGAACTCGGAGGCTGTGACGCTGCCCCGGCCGCCTGATTACATGACCCGCGAAGCGGTTGAAACGCTGGGCCCTGTGATGGATGCCGCCGGGCTACGGGACGTGATCCTTCTGGGACATTCCGATGGCGCGACAATCGCCGCGATCTACGCGGGATCTGTCAGCGACATGCGGGTGCGCGGCCTGATCCTGATGGCGCCGCATTTCTTTACAGAGCCACAGGGGCTGGAGGCGATCCGCGGGGCCGGCGAAGCGTTTCGCACCGGCGATCTGCGCGCAAGGCTCGCGCGCTGGCACAGTGATGCAGAGATGGCATTTAACGGCTGGCACGATGCCTGGACCGATCCGGGCTTTGCGACCTGGAATGTGGCGGACTGCATCGATCACTGGCGCGTGCCCGTGCTCGCCATCCAGGGCGGGCAGGACCCCTATGGCAGCCGCGCGCAGATTGATGAGATTGAGACGCGCATATATTCCCCGCTGGAAACGCTTATCCCTGCGAACTGCGGTCACGCACCCCACCTTGAAGCGCCCGATGCGGTGCTTGCGGCGGTGCGTGACTTTACCGACCGTCTGATACGTCTCGAAAAAGCCGATGTCGCGCCTGCGTGA